In the genome of Mytilus edulis chromosome 3, xbMytEdul2.2, whole genome shotgun sequence, one region contains:
- the LOC139515549 gene encoding E3 ubiquitin-protein ligase Midline-1-like, giving the protein MAFSESMGTAQTPALCQFCEESPEIKWKCINCELFLCQLCCSKIHSKIKTSQEHEMINLKDFKEKDFATSVRKVNLENMGCTIHEKQKCFVFCKDCSEPACSTCLMETHKLHDYKALDEVYQDLLSEMKKQIKQIEIYLELFKYKKDKLQKMISDGNIYFQEARDAILKTEKEMKDSIAKHAKDLLQELEAKWKPSENMIKEEISDVIKSEMDMENRKDNINKSLQSHKAEDIFNTSKNLDKPFPKYSAMQMKSNRTVFCPSNIQVKLERASLFGELFTRPNIELMDTYESELVSVKSLVLGRDQNTAFISSPSSQKLQKVRFENHTIKVEREIQMYVIDIAKTKDGGILIADGYNNLKLYTKDGQVETFKSFSPLKTLSVHVTKDNQIIIGLVEIYPVTLPAPKGSTRKLIVMNQNGDIQHTIEHDKNNQRMLTYPHRIRSLDDKIVVVDLINSEWEGRVVKLNYGGQLHWTYKGWYHITPYDQLVKFQPESVTITSKDMILVAECFHNAIHVLTSAGEVILWKDVNSLGVEFPLSLEIDKNDFLWIGCATYTDKIRRAKISCVQLT; this is encoded by the coding sequence TGCCAACTGTGCTGTTCAAAGATACATAGCAAAATTAAAACATCTCAAGAACATGAAATGAtaaatttgaaagattttaaaGAAAAGGATTTTGCAACTTCGGTACGTAAAGTCAACCTTGAAAACATGGGGTGTACAATccatgaaaaacaaaagtgttttgtCTTCTGTAAAGATTGCAGTGAGCCTGCTTGTTCAACGTGTTTAATGGAGACTCATAAACTACATGATTATAAAGCTTTAGATGAAGTGTATCAGGATCTACTCTCTGAAatgaagaaacaaataaaacaaattgaaatctaTCTTGagctatttaaatataaaaaggacAAACTTCAAAAGATGATTTCAGATGGGAACATATATTTTCAAGAAGCAAGAGATGCAATCCTGAAAactgaaaaagaaatgaaagactCCATTGCAAAACATGCAAAAGACCTCTTACAAGAACTTGAAGCAAAGTGGAAACCAtctgaaaatatgataaaagaagAAATTTCTGATGTGATAAAAAGCGAGATGGATATGGAAAATAGGAAGGACAATATAAACAAATCACTTCAGTCTCATAAAGCAGAAGACATTTTCAATACAAGTAAAAACTTAGATAAGCCATTTCCAAAGTATTCAGCAATGCAAATGAAATCAAATAGGACAGTATTCTGTCCTAGCAACATACAGGTAAAATTAGAAAGAGCATCATTGTTTGGTGAACTTTTTACACGTCCAAACATTGAACTCATGGATACTTATGAAAGTGAACTTGTAAGCGTAAAAAGTTTAGTATTGGGGCGTGATCAAAATACTGCATTCATATCTAGCCCTTCTAGTCAAAAGTTGCAAAAAGTCAGATTTGAAAATCATACTATCAAAGTAGAGAGAGAAATTCAGATGTATGTGATTGATATTGCAAAGACAAAGGATGGGGGAATTCTTATAGCAGATGGATATAACAATCTAAAACTATATACCAAGGATGGACAAGTAGAGACATTTAAGTCCTTTTCTCCTTTGAAAACTTTAAGCGTGCATGTAACTAAAGACAATCAGATTATAATAGGGTTAGTGGAGATTTACCCTGTAACACTACCAGCGCCAAAAGGTAGTACAAGAAAACTTATAGTTATGAATCAGAATGGTGACATTCAACACACTATTGAACATGATAAGAACAATCAAAGAATGTTAACATATCCTCACAGAATCAGAAGTCTCGATGATAAGATAGTAGTTGTAGATTTAATAAACAGTGAATGGGAGGGGAGGGTTGTAAAGCTAAATTATGGGGGACAACTCCATTGGACCTATAAAGGGTGGTACCATATAACTCCCTATGATCAGCTGGTTAAGTTTCAGCCAGAAAGTGTGACAATAACTTCTAAGGATATGATTTTAGTTGCTGAGTGTTTCCATAATGCTATACATGTATTAACTTCTGCTGGAGAAGTTATTTTATGGAAGGATGTTAACAGCTTAGGAGTAGAATTTCCTTTAAGTcttgaaattgacaaaaatgacTTTTTGTGGATTGGGTGTGCTACTTATACAGACAAAATAAGGAGGGCTAAGATAAGCTGTGTTCAACTAACTTAA